In Pedobacter sp. W3I1, one DNA window encodes the following:
- a CDS encoding homogentisate 1,2-dioxygenase — MPIYHKLGQVPAKRHTVFRKPDGNLYAEELVSTEGFSSLYSLVYHCHPPTIVKHLGEPYSVEPIIAREKHLKHTSLIGFNIKPEDDFLKSRKAVLVNSDLHIVLAAPRKSMTDYFYKNSQADEMIFVHEGSGKLKTGFGEIKFAYGDYLIIPRGTIYQMEFDTEQNRLFIVESFSPLRPPKRYLNQFGQLMEHAPYCERDLRLPENLQTNDEYGDFKVLIKKQGLIYPYTYGTHPFDYVGWDGYHYPYAFSIHDFEPITGRLHQPPPVHQTFEGHNFVVCSFVPRKYDYHPDSIPAPYNHSNVDSDEVLYYVDGDFMSRKSVVKGQITLHPGGIPHGPHPGTVEKSIGKEKTDELAVMIDPFKPLMLTQDALAIEDENYHKSWQEG, encoded by the coding sequence ATGCCTATTTATCATAAATTGGGGCAGGTTCCAGCTAAACGTCATACGGTTTTTCGTAAACCTGATGGAAATCTTTATGCCGAAGAATTAGTTTCAACCGAAGGTTTTTCGAGTTTATATTCATTGGTTTATCATTGTCATCCACCAACCATTGTAAAACATTTAGGTGAACCATATAGTGTCGAGCCAATAATTGCTCGCGAAAAACACCTGAAACACACGAGTTTGATCGGTTTTAATATTAAACCCGAAGATGATTTTCTAAAAAGCAGAAAAGCAGTGCTGGTGAATAGCGACCTGCACATCGTTTTGGCAGCGCCAAGAAAATCGATGACCGATTATTTTTACAAAAACAGCCAGGCCGACGAAATGATCTTCGTACATGAAGGTTCAGGAAAGCTTAAAACAGGCTTTGGAGAAATTAAGTTTGCATATGGCGATTATCTGATCATCCCAAGAGGAACCATTTATCAGATGGAGTTTGATACTGAACAAAATAGGCTGTTCATTGTAGAAAGTTTTAGTCCGTTAAGGCCACCAAAAAGATATTTAAACCAGTTTGGACAGTTAATGGAACATGCACCTTATTGTGAACGCGATTTAAGACTGCCTGAAAATCTTCAAACAAACGATGAGTACGGCGATTTTAAAGTGCTGATTAAAAAACAGGGATTAATTTATCCATATACCTATGGTACACATCCTTTTGATTATGTAGGCTGGGACGGTTATCATTATCCATATGCCTTCTCTATCCACGATTTTGAGCCGATAACAGGCCGGTTGCACCAACCACCTCCGGTTCATCAAACTTTCGAAGGGCACAATTTTGTGGTTTGCTCTTTTGTTCCCCGCAAATACGATTACCACCCCGATTCTATTCCGGCACCATATAACCATAGCAACGTAGATAGCGATGAAGTGCTTTATTATGTAGACGGTGATTTTATGAGCCGTAAGAGCGTGGTTAAGGGGCAGATTACCTTACACCCTGGAGGCATTCCGCATGGGCCACATCCCGGTACGGTAGAAAAATCAATCGGAAAAGAAAAAACAGACGAGCTGGCGGTAATGATCGATCCTTTTAAACCTTTAATGCTTACACAGGATGCCCTGGCTATTGAGGACGAGAATTATCACAAAAGCTGGCAGGAGGGGTAG
- the hppD gene encoding 4-hydroxyphenylpyruvate dioxygenase: protein METQTFAEKISKAPDFLPINGTDYIEFYVGNAKQAAHYYKTAFGFQSLAYAGPETGVRDRSSYVLQQGKIRLILTTALKSDHPIAEHVKKHGDGVKVLALWVDDAYSAFEETTKRGAKTYMEPKTLTDENGEVRMSGIYTYGETVHMFIERKNYTGTFMPGYRVWESDYQPADAGLLYIDHCVGNVGWNRMNEAVQWYEDVMGFVNILSFDDKQINTEYSALMSKVMSNGNGFSKFPINEPAEGKKKSQIEEYLEYYEGEGVQHIAVATKDIVKTVKELKARGVEFLSAPPEAYYDMMPQRVGKIDEEISLLESLGILVDCDEEGYLLQIFTKPVEDRPTLFFEIIQRKGAQSFGAGNFKALFESLEREQELRGNL, encoded by the coding sequence ATGGAAACACAAACATTTGCAGAAAAAATATCAAAAGCACCAGATTTTCTGCCTATTAACGGAACAGACTATATCGAATTTTATGTAGGCAATGCTAAACAAGCGGCTCACTACTACAAAACCGCATTTGGGTTTCAAAGCCTGGCTTATGCCGGACCAGAAACTGGTGTACGTGACCGTTCATCATATGTATTGCAACAGGGTAAAATCAGATTGATCTTAACCACAGCATTAAAATCAGATCATCCAATAGCAGAGCACGTAAAAAAACATGGCGATGGCGTAAAAGTATTAGCGCTTTGGGTAGACGATGCTTACAGTGCCTTCGAAGAAACCACAAAACGTGGTGCGAAAACTTATATGGAGCCTAAAACTTTAACAGATGAAAATGGCGAAGTTAGGATGAGTGGCATTTATACTTATGGCGAAACCGTACACATGTTTATTGAGCGTAAAAATTATACTGGAACTTTTATGCCAGGTTACCGGGTATGGGAAAGCGATTATCAACCTGCCGATGCCGGCCTTTTATATATCGATCATTGTGTTGGTAATGTAGGCTGGAACCGCATGAACGAAGCTGTGCAATGGTATGAGGATGTAATGGGTTTTGTGAACATTTTATCTTTTGATGATAAGCAGATTAACACCGAATATTCGGCTTTGATGAGTAAGGTGATGAGTAATGGGAATGGCTTTTCGAAATTTCCGATTAATGAACCTGCTGAAGGCAAAAAGAAATCGCAAATTGAAGAATACCTGGAATATTATGAAGGTGAAGGCGTTCAGCACATTGCTGTTGCCACTAAAGATATTGTTAAAACAGTTAAAGAATTAAAAGCACGTGGTGTAGAGTTTCTAAGTGCCCCACCAGAGGCTTATTATGATATGATGCCACAACGTGTGGGCAAAATTGATGAGGAAATCTCGCTACTGGAAAGCCTGGGCATTTTGGTCGACTGCGATGAAGAAGGATATTTATTACAGATTTTCACTAAACCAGTAGAAGATCGACCTACTCTTTTCTTCGAAATTATTCAACGTAAAGGTGCACAAAGCTTTGGCGCAGGTAACTTTAAAGCCTTATTTGAATCTTTAGAGCGCGAACAGGAATTGAGAGGTAATTTGTAA
- a CDS encoding thiamine pyrophosphate-dependent enzyme: MSKNVAEQLVEMLVEVGVKRVYAVTGDSLNYFNDAVRRNGKIKWIHVRNEEVGAFAAAAESELDGIACCAGSCGPGHVHLINGLYDAHRSHVPVIAIASTIPTGEFGMEFFQETNTIKLFDDCSYYNQVATTAEQVPRMFQTAIQHAIHKKGVSVFGLPGDVAQMDAVESVTSMQLFNNKSVIRPSDLELNDLSALLNSEKKIMLYCGIGAAEAHDEVVQLAAKLKAPVGFSFRGKMGIQYDNPYEVGMTGLLGQPSGYHAMHEADVVLLLGTDFPYVNFMPQKNKIVQIDEKPERLGRRAKLTMGLCGNISDSIKALLPLLREKKDDKFLKSQLEFYQKIKESQQVYVKDQGEENKIQPEFVAETINKLATNDAIFTVDTGMCCVWGARFIDGTGKRKMLGSFNHGSMANAMPMAIGAALARPQQQVIALCGDGGLSMLLGDLATIKQYNLPIKLIVFNNRALGMVKLEMEVDGLPDNETDMINPDFALVAQAMGFKGITVAKPGEVETAISHALSEDGPVLLNIMTNPNALAMPPKIEWAQIKGMTESMAKLMLGGKMTEVLDTIKSNYKHLGEVL, encoded by the coding sequence ATGAGTAAAAATGTGGCAGAACAACTGGTTGAAATGCTGGTTGAAGTTGGCGTAAAGAGAGTTTACGCCGTTACTGGAGATAGTTTGAATTATTTTAACGATGCGGTAAGGCGAAACGGCAAAATAAAATGGATTCACGTTCGTAATGAAGAGGTTGGTGCTTTTGCTGCAGCAGCTGAGTCTGAACTTGATGGAATAGCTTGTTGTGCAGGAAGTTGTGGACCTGGGCATGTTCACTTGATCAACGGTCTTTACGATGCGCATCGCTCTCATGTTCCCGTAATTGCCATTGCCTCAACCATTCCAACAGGCGAATTCGGAATGGAATTTTTTCAGGAAACCAATACCATTAAATTATTCGACGATTGTAGTTACTATAATCAGGTAGCCACCACCGCCGAACAGGTACCCAGAATGTTTCAGACCGCCATTCAGCATGCCATTCATAAAAAAGGTGTTTCCGTTTTTGGTTTGCCTGGTGATGTAGCTCAAATGGACGCTGTAGAAAGTGTAACTTCCATGCAGTTGTTTAATAATAAGTCTGTTATCCGTCCTTCCGATTTGGAACTAAATGATTTATCTGCCTTGCTTAATAGTGAGAAGAAAATTATGCTCTATTGTGGGATAGGCGCTGCCGAAGCACACGATGAAGTGGTACAACTTGCAGCCAAATTGAAAGCCCCTGTCGGATTTTCGTTCCGGGGCAAAATGGGTATCCAATATGATAATCCTTACGAAGTGGGGATGACTGGGCTTCTAGGGCAGCCATCGGGATACCATGCCATGCATGAGGCTGATGTGGTGCTTTTGTTGGGAACCGATTTTCCTTATGTAAACTTCATGCCCCAAAAAAATAAGATTGTTCAGATTGACGAAAAACCTGAACGCTTAGGTCGTAGAGCAAAACTAACCATGGGCTTATGCGGTAATATTAGCGATTCGATTAAAGCACTATTACCCCTTTTGAGAGAGAAGAAAGATGATAAATTTTTAAAATCTCAACTGGAATTCTATCAAAAAATAAAAGAAAGCCAGCAGGTGTATGTTAAAGATCAGGGCGAAGAAAATAAAATCCAGCCAGAATTTGTTGCCGAGACCATTAATAAATTGGCTACGAATGACGCTATCTTTACCGTAGATACTGGGATGTGTTGTGTTTGGGGAGCTCGTTTTATTGATGGAACTGGTAAACGAAAAATGCTGGGCTCTTTTAACCATGGCTCAATGGCCAATGCTATGCCCATGGCCATAGGGGCGGCTCTGGCGCGTCCGCAACAGCAGGTGATTGCCCTTTGTGGCGATGGTGGTTTATCAATGCTCCTGGGCGATCTGGCTACTATAAAACAGTATAATCTCCCTATAAAGCTAATTGTTTTTAACAACAGGGCTTTAGGAATGGTTAAGCTGGAAATGGAAGTAGATGGTTTGCCTGATAACGAAACGGATATGATCAATCCGGATTTTGCGTTGGTGGCGCAGGCGATGGGTTTTAAAGGAATCACGGTTGCTAAGCCTGGAGAAGTAGAAACCGCAATAAGCCATGCGCTTAGTGAAGATGGTCCGGTTTTGTTAAATATTATGACCAATCCTAATGCTTTAGCAATGCCACCAAAAATAGAATGGGCACAGATTAAAGGAATGACCGAATCGATGGCCAAATTAATGCTAGGCGGAAAAATGACTGAGGTTTTAGATACGATAAAATCGAACTATAAACATTTGGGTGAAGTGCTATAG
- a CDS encoding thioredoxin domain-containing protein, which yields MSTLKPEINSQDHIQGDDSASVTIVEFGDYQCPYCGNAYPIMKEIEETFGHQIKFIFRHFPLANAHEFAFPAAIAAEAAGLQGKFWEMHDALYENQYRLNGELFDELAETIGLDFEQFQQDSTSEEIKRKIEDDFDSGVRSGVNGTPSFYVNGTKFDGGATDLYQMLKESAE from the coding sequence ATGAGCACTTTAAAACCTGAAATAAATAGTCAAGATCATATTCAAGGCGACGATTCGGCTAGTGTAACTATTGTCGAATTTGGCGATTATCAATGCCCATATTGTGGCAATGCTTACCCGATTATGAAGGAAATTGAAGAAACATTTGGCCATCAGATCAAATTTATCTTCCGTCATTTTCCTTTGGCAAATGCGCATGAGTTTGCTTTTCCGGCTGCCATTGCTGCAGAAGCTGCAGGTTTACAAGGTAAGTTTTGGGAAATGCACGATGCACTCTACGAAAACCAGTACCGCTTAAATGGTGAGCTGTTCGACGAATTGGCTGAAACGATTGGTTTGGACTTTGAGCAGTTTCAGCAAGACAGCACTTCAGAAGAGATCAAACGAAAAATAGAAGATGATTTTGATAGTGGTGTGCGGAGTGGGGTAAACGGAACGCCTTCATTTTATGTAAACGGAACTAAATTTGATGGGGGAGCAACAGACCTTTATCAGATGCTTAAAGAAAGTGCCGAATAG
- a CDS encoding redoxin domain-containing protein, with translation MLEKGATAPDFQLNATPDQKIKLKDFKGKNVILAFYPADWSPVCSDQMALYNEMLKYFNKYDAQIFGVSVDSVWCHLAFEENRKLHFPLLADFEPKGAVSKAYGVYDEELGESKRALFVIDKEGKIAWSYLSPIAVNPGADGILDALEQLDKK, from the coding sequence ATGTTAGAAAAAGGCGCTACAGCACCAGATTTCCAATTGAATGCTACTCCCGATCAGAAAATAAAACTTAAAGATTTTAAAGGTAAAAATGTAATCCTGGCTTTTTATCCTGCCGATTGGAGCCCGGTATGCAGCGACCAAATGGCACTTTATAACGAAATGCTAAAATATTTTAATAAGTACGACGCACAGATTTTCGGTGTTTCTGTTGATAGTGTTTGGTGCCACCTCGCTTTCGAAGAAAATAGAAAGCTGCATTTTCCACTTTTGGCCGATTTTGAACCAAAAGGCGCAGTATCAAAAGCTTACGGCGTGTACGATGAAGAACTTGGTGAAAGTAAAAGGGCACTTTTTGTGATTGATAAAGAGGGAAAAATCGCCTGGAGTTACTTGTCGCCGATAGCCGTTAACCCTGGTGCTGATGGAATTTTAGATGCATTAGAACAATTAGATAAGAAATAA
- a CDS encoding DUF58 domain-containing protein, giving the protein MQAVNYENETSYGNLELLAQQVVEGFITGLHKSPFHGFSVEFAEHRQYNNGDNVKNIDWKLYAKTDKLYSKRFEEETNLRCQFVIDVSSSMYFPEPKNNKLIFAIQATASLMYLLKKQRDAFGLSLFTDEILLNSPAKSTTVHQKYLFTQLEELLHKPKVNAQTNLSEALHQVAELIHKRSLVIIFSDLFNTQTSMDKTDEFFDALQHLKFNKHEVVVFNVVDKSKEVEFNFENRPYQFIDMETGETIKVHTNQVKENYTAAISAYRQQIALKCAQYKIDLIDADMNEGFYPILQSYLIKRQKLG; this is encoded by the coding sequence ATGCAGGCTGTAAACTATGAAAACGAAACAAGCTATGGTAATTTAGAATTGCTTGCACAGCAAGTGGTAGAAGGTTTTATTACCGGACTGCATAAAAGTCCATTTCATGGCTTTTCAGTCGAATTTGCCGAACACCGTCAGTATAATAATGGCGATAATGTTAAAAATATCGACTGGAAATTATATGCCAAAACTGATAAACTTTACAGTAAACGTTTCGAAGAAGAAACCAATTTGCGTTGTCAGTTTGTGATTGATGTTTCCTCATCAATGTATTTTCCTGAACCTAAAAATAACAAACTGATTTTCGCTATACAGGCTACTGCATCATTAATGTATTTGTTGAAGAAACAGCGCGATGCCTTTGGTTTAAGCTTATTTACAGATGAAATACTGTTGAATTCGCCGGCAAAGTCGACTACTGTACACCAAAAATATTTATTTACACAATTAGAAGAACTGCTGCACAAGCCTAAGGTAAATGCGCAAACTAATTTGAGCGAAGCTTTGCATCAGGTAGCCGAATTAATTCATAAACGCTCTTTGGTTATTATTTTCAGCGATTTATTTAATACGCAGACCAGTATGGATAAAACGGACGAGTTTTTTGATGCCCTGCAGCATTTAAAATTCAACAAACATGAAGTGGTGGTTTTTAACGTAGTGGATAAATCAAAAGAAGTTGAGTTCAATTTTGAGAACCGCCCATACCAGTTTATCGATATGGAAACCGGCGAAACAATTAAAGTACATACCAATCAGGTAAAAGAAAATTATACAGCGGCAATTTCTGCTTATCGTCAGCAAATTGCGCTAAAGTGTGCCCAATATAAAATCGACTTAATTGATGCGGATATGAACGAGGGATTTTATCCAATCCTTCAGTCTTATTTAATCAAACGGCAAAAATTAGGTTAA